A region from the Nesterenkonia lacusekhoensis genome encodes:
- a CDS encoding CPBP family intramembrane glutamic endopeptidase: protein MEASSRPAPTQPSRSPEGRSPRFYAWEVGIVLALSLGRSAIYAVLNLTERLTREPLGEQTATVQSSQSRHEAFDFTYQLLDNLFALAPVALVLYLFFVHGGNPFRRWGLDFGRPGRDWVLGVGLFVLIGAGTLVIYGIGRASGATVELIPADVGEHWWTTPMLLLTALRHSLLEEIIVVAYLFDRARRIWPALQVSTVRPPLSHRGLWVLVLVSAVLRGAYHLYQGFGPGVGNFLMGVIFGWLYLRYGRVMPLLIAHFLLDVVGFLAFPLLVAAVGIS, encoded by the coding sequence GTGGAAGCCTCCTCACGTCCTGCCCCGACACAGCCCAGCCGCTCTCCTGAGGGGCGTTCGCCGCGCTTCTATGCCTGGGAGGTAGGTATCGTGCTGGCGCTCTCCCTGGGACGCAGTGCGATCTACGCGGTGCTGAACCTGACGGAGCGCCTGACGCGCGAGCCGCTGGGTGAGCAGACCGCCACGGTGCAGTCCAGTCAGTCCCGCCACGAGGCCTTCGACTTCACCTACCAGCTGCTGGACAACCTCTTCGCCCTGGCGCCGGTGGCGCTGGTGCTCTATCTCTTCTTCGTCCACGGAGGAAACCCCTTCCGCCGCTGGGGTCTGGACTTCGGGCGACCGGGCCGGGACTGGGTGCTCGGCGTCGGGCTGTTTGTGCTGATCGGGGCGGGCACGCTGGTGATCTACGGGATCGGCCGGGCTTCCGGGGCCACAGTGGAGCTGATCCCGGCGGATGTGGGCGAGCATTGGTGGACCACGCCGATGCTGCTGCTGACCGCGCTGCGGCATTCGCTGCTGGAGGAGATCATCGTGGTCGCCTACCTCTTCGACCGGGCCCGCCGGATCTGGCCGGCGCTGCAGGTCTCCACCGTGCGGCCGCCGCTGAGCCACCGCGGACTCTGGGTGCTGGTGCTGGTCAGCGCGGTGCTGCGTGGGGCCTATCACCTGTACCAGGGCTTCGGCCCCGGCGTCGGGAACTTCCTGATGGGCGTGATCTTCGGCTGGCTGTATCTGCGCTATGGCCGGGTGATGCCGCTGCTGATCGCCCACTTCCTGTTGGATGTGGTGGGCTTCCTGGCCTTCCCGCTGCTGGTGGCGGCGGTGGGGATCAGCTGA
- a CDS encoding LamB/YcsF family protein has protein sequence MTDQRSIDLNSDVGESFGNWRLPDEDMLGVVSSANIACGFHAGDPKTILSSVRTAAANGVAVGAHIGYRDLVGFGRRFIDYDPAELAADVLYQLGALDGLARTAGTRLSYVKPHGGLYNTIVTHEVQARAVIDAIAEFDETLPVLLLPGGYALDYAREQGLRGVAEAFADRNYNPDGTLVSRREPDAVLHETSQVVENMLRLAEEGVLIARDGTRIETEAESICTHGDTAGAVQMARSVREALERAGVGIRSFAAAA, from the coding sequence ATGACTGACCAGCGCAGCATCGATCTCAACAGCGACGTCGGAGAGTCCTTCGGCAACTGGCGGCTTCCGGACGAAGACATGCTCGGCGTGGTCTCCAGCGCCAACATCGCCTGCGGCTTCCACGCCGGCGATCCCAAGACCATCCTCTCCAGCGTGCGCACCGCCGCGGCCAACGGGGTGGCGGTCGGAGCCCATATCGGCTACCGGGACCTGGTCGGCTTCGGGCGCCGGTTCATCGACTACGACCCGGCCGAGCTCGCCGCCGACGTCCTCTACCAGCTGGGCGCCCTGGACGGGCTGGCCCGCACCGCCGGCACCCGCCTCAGCTACGTGAAGCCTCATGGCGGCCTGTACAACACCATCGTCACCCACGAGGTCCAGGCTCGCGCGGTCATCGACGCGATCGCCGAGTTCGACGAGACGCTGCCGGTGCTGCTGCTGCCCGGCGGCTACGCTCTGGACTATGCCCGCGAACAGGGCCTGCGCGGGGTGGCCGAGGCCTTCGCAGATCGCAACTACAACCCCGACGGCACATTGGTCTCCCGCCGCGAGCCCGACGCCGTCCTGCACGAGACCTCCCAGGTGGTGGAGAACATGCTCCGCCTGGCCGAAGAGGGCGTGCTGATCGCTCGCGACGGCACTCGGATCGAGACCGAGGCCGAGTCCATCTGCACCCACGGGGACACCGCCGGGGCGGTGCAGATGGCCCGCTCCGTGCGGGAGGCCCTGGAGAGGGCCGGCGTCGGGATCCGCAGCTTCGCCGCCGCCGCATGA